In the Synechococcus sp. MU1643 genome, CAACGTACTCGGGTTTGCGACCAAACAATTGCTTGGCGGATTCGTCGACGATCTTCTTTTCGTTCTCGGTCAGAACATTGACCACAGAAACGCGCATGGCGCCTTGGTCGAGGAAATCCACCATGGTGCGGAGTTCTCCGCTGGTGGGATACCGCAGATCGTCATCGGCCTGGAGGATGAGATCCCGGACAACGCTCATGGAACTGGGCAGGCTTCCTGGAGTTTAGTGGTCTCGACCCGTTCACCAGACCCTTCACTGCCCGGGTGTTACGCCATTGCAATGGCAGGGAACCGAGAGCATGACCAAAGTCGACAGCCCGAACAGCAGTGAACCGCGGCCGGGGCTCACCATCGAGCTTGAGGCTGTTGACCTCGACCGCGACGGAAAGGGCCTGGCCCGTTGGAACAACTGGGTGATCGTTGTTCCTGGTCTCTTGCCGGGGGAGCGCGCCACGGTTCAGCTGCAGCAACGCCAAAAGTCGCGCTGGTTGAGCCGTCGGGTGGATCAGATCTCTTTTTCCGAAGATCGACGCCGTCCTCCCTGCATTCTTTCTGATGACTGCGGTGGTTGCACCCTGCAACGCCTGGATGATCCCGCCCAATCCCGTTGGAAAGCCCAGCAGATTCAACAGACCATGCAGCGCATTGGGGGCATTGATGTTGCCCCCGCGGCAACTCTTGTTGATGACGAACGCTGTTTCGGTTACCGCAATAGAGCCCTGATCCCGCTGAAGCGAGACCAGAACGGCCGCCTGAAAGCCGGTTACTTCCGACCGAAGACCCACAAGATCGTCAACCTGAGCCACTGCCCGGTGCTCGATCCACGCCTGGACGTGTTGGTGGAACCACTCAAGCAAGACCTGGATGCAGGGGGGTGGCCGGCCGACCATGACCTGCTCGATGCCCAGGGCCTGCGTCACCTTGGGCTTCGTTTGGCCAGCGTTACTGGTGATGTGCTGATCACCTTGATCAGCAGCCATGCCCAGCTTTTTGGCCTTGAGGACCTCGCGCAGGGCTGGGTGCAGCGTTGGCCCGCGGTGAAAGGGGTCTGCCTCAACCTTCAACCCAAGGCCAACAACCTCGTTCTCGGTCGTACTACCCATTGCCTTGCCGGTGTTCCCACGATTGAGGACCAGTTCTGCGGCATCAAGCTCTCCCTCAGCAGCACCACCTTTGTTCAGGTGAATACGCCGCAGGCGGAACGCATCGTTCAGCTGCTCAGCGATTGGCTTTGGGATCAGTGCGGCGGCGGACGTGTGGTCGACGCCTATTGCGGCGTGGGGACCATTGCTCTGCCCCTGGCCAAGGCCGGTTTTGATGTTCAAGGTCTGGAACTGAACCCTGACTCGGTGGAGCATGCCCGGCTGAATGCCATGCACAACAGCCTCTCCTCCCGCTGTGCATTTCACGCCGGCGATGTGGCAGACCTCCTGGCTGCTCAGCTTGAGGACTGTCAGGCACTCGTGCTGGATCCACCGCGCCGGGGCCTCGATCAACGCGTGGTGGACACCATCCTTGAGCAGCCCCCTGGCGTGCTGGCCTACCTCAGCTGTGACCCCGCCACCCAAGCGCGGGATCTGAAAGCACTGCTACGGCCAACAGGCCCATACGAGCTGGAGATGCTCCAGCCTGTGGATTTCTTCCCCCAAACAACGCACCTTGAGTCGTTGGCGCTGTTGAAACGGATCAGCTCCTGAGCTCCGCCTGGAACTGCTTGCTCAACGCGGCGCGCACTTTGTCGTGAACGGGCTGAATTTTGTCGTCGGTGAGGGTTTCATTCTTGCCGCGGTAGCGCAGACGGAAGGCCTGGCTCACTTTGTTGTCGCCAAGCTGTTTGCCCTCAAAGCGATCCACCAGTTCCACCTGCTCCAGAAGAGGTTTGCCCGCCTTGCGGATGGCTTGGATTAGATCCGCAGCTGCACTGGATCGGTCGACCACCACAGCAAGATCCCTCTCGCTGAAGGGCACGGTTGGGTAGGGCTTGAAGGACGGTGTCCAGCGATTGCTGCGAGTGGCCGCATCCAGAAGTCGAACAAGGTCGAGTTCAAACAGATAGGTGGCTTCGGGAAGATCAAGCTCCTCAGCCGTGGCTGGGTGAAGTTGACCGAAACAGCCCAAGGGACGGCCTTCCAGCACCAAGGTGGCGGCCCGACCTGGATGGAGTCGTGCATCGTCGATCAGACGACGGTCGGACAGCTCCAGCTGAAGGGCCTCCATCACCCTGGTGAGAACGCCACGGGCCTGGTAATAGTCGGGCGCCTGCGGCTTGCCGCTGGTTGCCCAGGTGGAGAGGCGTCGATCTCCGCAGATCACGCCACCCAGAATTGCGGCTTGGCTGACGGATTCCGGGGATCCGCTGTAGGTGTTGCCGATCTCGAAGATGGAGCAACCCCGCTGCGACGCCTTCAGATTGCGAACACAGATCTGCAGGTGCTCTTCCCAGAGGTTCGTGCGCAGATGGCTTGTGTCGGCCAACAACGGATTGCTGATGGCGATGCGCTGTTCCTGCTCGGAACCAGGAACGAGCGACAGCGTGGTGACCTCCTGTAGCCCTGTTGCACAGAACAGCTGCCGGAGGCGCCGTTCCGCCTGCTGGCGCGGTGTGAGGGCACCGGGCTCCAGCGGATCTGGCAGATGAGCCTCAAACCGATCGAAGCCCACAAGACGAGCCACTTCCTCGATGAGATCAACTTCACGTTGCAGGTCTTGCCGTCTTGAGGGCGGTGCAATCACCTGCCATCCCTGCTCATGGGCTGAGAGCTGACAACCCAGGGCTGACAAGCAGTTTTCGATGCTGGTGTCATCCAGATTCTCCGGGCCATCGGCAGCATCGAGGGGGCCAAGCAGTTGATGCAGAGCACTGCGCCTCAACAGCACCGGTTCCGCTGCTCCAGGACCGGTGCCGCCCACCCAACGGCCCTTCTCCGAGCAGGAAAACTCCTGACTCAACAAGGTCGAGGCACGGGCTGAACAGGGCAGCGTCATTTCAATGGGTAAGCCCTTTTCGTATCGGCTGCTGGCATCAGTGCGCAAGCCCAGGGCCCGGGCGGACTGGCGAACCCGTGGCGGAGCAAACAAAGCGGACTCCAGCCAGATGTTTCGGGTTTTGGCGGTCACCCCACTCTCAAGAGTCCCCATTACACCTGCGATAGCCA is a window encoding:
- the pheT gene encoding phenylalanine--tRNA ligase subunit beta, whose amino-acid sequence is MRVSISWLKQLVQVNESVDDLSERLSMAGFEVDDVDDLSARAKGVVVGHVMERDKHPNADKLSVCKVDVGAQEPIQIVCGASNVRAGIHVPVAMVGATLPAVGLTIKAGELRGVASNGMICSLTELGLTEQSDGIAILDELQESLPPTGSPVAPLLGLDDTVLELAITANRPDGLSMVGIAREVAALTGGSLSLPELDMNPSITPLNTELDGCFYSITRVEGVDGSKPSPTWLQQRLEHGGVNSVNAVVDVTNLVMLEQGQPLHAFDADVLEQLAGQPVDAKSFAVRPARDGETFVGLDDQKRSLDSRVQVVTCHDRPVAIAGVMGTLESGVTAKTRNIWLESALFAPPRVRQSARALGLRTDASSRYEKGLPIEMTLPCSARASTLLSQEFSCSEKGRWVGGTGPGAAEPVLLRRSALHQLLGPLDAADGPENLDDTSIENCLSALGCQLSAHEQGWQVIAPPSRRQDLQREVDLIEEVARLVGFDRFEAHLPDPLEPGALTPRQQAERRLRQLFCATGLQEVTTLSLVPGSEQEQRIAISNPLLADTSHLRTNLWEEHLQICVRNLKASQRGCSIFEIGNTYSGSPESVSQAAILGGVICGDRRLSTWATSGKPQAPDYYQARGVLTRVMEALQLELSDRRLIDDARLHPGRAATLVLEGRPLGCFGQLHPATAEELDLPEATYLFELDLVRLLDAATRSNRWTPSFKPYPTVPFSERDLAVVVDRSSAAADLIQAIRKAGKPLLEQVELVDRFEGKQLGDNKVSQAFRLRYRGKNETLTDDKIQPVHDKVRAALSKQFQAELRS
- the rlmD gene encoding 23S rRNA (uracil(1939)-C(5))-methyltransferase RlmD; amino-acid sequence: MTKVDSPNSSEPRPGLTIELEAVDLDRDGKGLARWNNWVIVVPGLLPGERATVQLQQRQKSRWLSRRVDQISFSEDRRRPPCILSDDCGGCTLQRLDDPAQSRWKAQQIQQTMQRIGGIDVAPAATLVDDERCFGYRNRALIPLKRDQNGRLKAGYFRPKTHKIVNLSHCPVLDPRLDVLVEPLKQDLDAGGWPADHDLLDAQGLRHLGLRLASVTGDVLITLISSHAQLFGLEDLAQGWVQRWPAVKGVCLNLQPKANNLVLGRTTHCLAGVPTIEDQFCGIKLSLSSTTFVQVNTPQAERIVQLLSDWLWDQCGGGRVVDAYCGVGTIALPLAKAGFDVQGLELNPDSVEHARLNAMHNSLSSRCAFHAGDVADLLAAQLEDCQALVLDPPRRGLDQRVVDTILEQPPGVLAYLSCDPATQARDLKALLRPTGPYELEMLQPVDFFPQTTHLESLALLKRISS